Genomic segment of Ammospiza nelsoni isolate bAmmNel1 chromosome 2, bAmmNel1.pri, whole genome shotgun sequence:
AGATAAATTTAGTGCTGGAATAAACACCTGCTGGAGTAAGTGTGAATGCCAAAGAGCAACGTGCACCGAGTATCTGGTGAACCTGCTCCAGGTCTCTTCCAGACTAGTTGAAGTCTAGTGTAAgaccagggggaaaaaaaaagaaattgaagaaaTTTTGCTGTGAGGTACCTTATGTGTCCAAAAGGTGGGCTAACCCCATTCCCCCTGTAAACATGAGCAGGCTGAGGGAAGTCTGCagtgtgctgggcagtgcttgCCTGTTGTTGATGCTTTCTGTGTGCAGGCTGAAATCAGATTAGCTGCATAGGATCTCAGGAGagctaattatatttttaattttaaagattcATCCCTGAGTGCTGCACTGTCAGCATGGCCGTGTCTTTTGTTCTGAATGCTGCTCTGACCACAGCTAGGTATGCACAGCTCCAGTTATAACCAGGTATATGACTAGAGAACAATAATCCTGAGCTTTCTGACATTTGCCCCCTCTCTCCCATGAAATCCTGCAGACTGCACTGATGTATGGTCAGTGCATTTAAAAGGTAAGTCAGATCTCAAAGCCTCTTCAGGAACTGGCAAATCCTACAGCCCACAATCGAATTAATGTGTCTCATTTGTGAAACAATAATCCAGAAATGATCTGGACTGTTTGTCTGAAGAAGATCTCTACATCTTTTTCTGAACAGGTGGTCTGTAGCAGATAGCTACCACAACAGGGACCATGCTGGTCTGCCTGCTACTTGTGACCTGGCTCTCAGCTGGCTCCTCATCCATTCTAAGAGCTCatgcattcctgctgctctcccctcaaAAGGCAGCTCCTCCCCATCGCTGTCCTTCCTAAAGAGCCTGTATCCATCCAttgcagcactccagctgtgtgAGCTATCCCCCAGGTCTCTGTGATCCTGATGAGATCACAGCCTTTGAACTGCAAACAGACCTGATTCCTCCTGCTTCTTCCCCACACTTTCTGCAGACCAGCACTTGAGATGCTGAGTtcttagagaaagaaaagtatCTGCCCCACCTTATTGACCTGCAGGGCCAGCTTTGTTTGTGTGAACAGACCTGGAGTGAGTCCACTGCAACTCTTCTGTTATGAGGTTTCTCCTGCCCACATCACCTTGCACACTCTGCTTACCAGCTGGGCCCACCATAACCTCACACAGTTGCAGGATGTCATGCCCCGCCCCACATCATTCCTAGTTGGTCTGATGGGCAGCTTGGTTGGGCTCTGATCAGTCACTTGGTAGTTACCAGATAACTGCACAGGGTTATTTCACCAGGAGCTTGGGCATGGTGAAGTGGcatctgcttttaaaagcagaataGTTATTTCCCGTCAAGGCAAAAGCATGAAGTGACAGGACATAACCTGCTATCATTTACTGCTTCCTTTTATAGTTCCACATTTGCACATGTTGCTAATTGTTGTGTGTTACTTGGCAACACAGGAAACCACTCCTATGTGATATATTATTAAATAAGAGACTATTAGGGAGACATACAGGGCCATAATATCAGGTAGACAGTCACTGACAGCATCACACataaaggaaatagaaaaatacattaattcaGCCTGATATTTCTCTTTATCTTTGCAGGCATCATGTTTAAGGCAGCTCTCTTGGTCATCTTCAATATTAAGGTTTTCTACAGGCTCTGGATTAGTGGTACCAGCCGAACttcatttaatatttcattttaaatgaacTAATTTGTAAAAGCTCTGCCcacatttttctatttattccCATGTAAATAAATTATGTTTCTTAATGTCACCAAAGGACAAGGtaaaaaaaagtgtttggaGGGTGGGAGTGGCAGAGAACTGAAGTTTTATCACAGAAATGGAGGTAATAGAAGCCAATACCAAACTGAATCATTATGATTTAATTGCTGCCATTAACACAGTATCTTGGGAAAGCTGAGTAACAAATTACATACTTCTCAATGGAGGGGAAATACTTGACAGCTCTCATGTGACAGGTCAGGAATACAGTAGTGGAGGCTGAATGTTTCTTTTCCCATAGCCTTCAATTTCTACAGAAAGCTCTCACTGTGCTTTGGGATATTCCACTTAGCAGCTCAATGAAACATTCCCTGTCACAGATGATCTCATCTTGAGACATGTAACTGTGTTCTTATACACAGCAAAATTCCTACTAGAATGGAAAAAAGGCACAGGGACTCTCTCTTTATCAGTGCATTAGTGTAGCAGTTGTAAGGATTAGAGTTAAAATGGACCTTGAAGGACCTGACCAGCAAGGCAGTAGTGAGCCATAGGTAGGTTTCTATATATGTGTCTTCTCAATCAAGCACATTTCAAATATTAAAGGAAGTCATAAAGAAACAAGGAAGCAACAGAAGACATGTATGTATTTAAATACTGTCAGCCTCAGCAGCTAACcgaagtaaaagaaaaaaaatgtcaaaaaaaaaagctagctCTTACAATCACCTTTAAATCTCCTCACTCTTTACTGCAGCTAAGGAAGCACTCAAGGGAGGGGACAACAACCTCTGCAGTAATTAACAGCACAAATTACATCAGAAGAGATCTTAATCAAATCCTTAAATCATCTAAATCTCATAACAGAGTTTCTTAGAACTACTTTCCGGAATGAAAAGAAGCCATTCTGTTGAATTTATGACACAAGTTTTCCACTTGCAGAACTGAAGTAGACATCCAATCACATGGGATTTTATAGCTACCCTTGAAGGATAGCATGAGCAGATGTTCTAAGTGACACACCTGGCACAGAAGCACATTTGTCAAGGCCATTATCTGCAGGCAGAGAAAGGCAGTAGGACTTGTTCACTTCAAGTACTCTGTCTACTGCTCAGAATATACACAGCAGATTAGTGCACAATTCTGCATTTCTCCAGGGACTGAGATGCAGGTTGCTCAGAAGACAAGTTTTGTAATATCCAGCTTCTCCTAGAAGCCCCTGGAGCACTTTCAGCTGGGCTTTTATGTACCATAGTAACTAAAAGGccaggaacagagctgggggaaagtggggaaaaaagtgaaaactgaGACTGAACATTAAGAATAGTAAGTTTTCTTATAAATCTACAGGATATGGCTCAACAGTAATTCACATAAAGCCTCAATTATTTAACTTGCAACTTTATTTCATTGTAAGTCAttggtaaaaagtttaataTCTAATTATACAGATACTGGGGATTTTCAGGGAagtttattttgtcctttttagTGTCTTTTGCCACTTGGTCCTCAGGCGTGTTTCAAGAGGACTAACACTACACGTGTACCTTAGATCTCTATACAAAAGCACTTCAAgtctttgttttgttcttctgaGTAGGATGCCCAAAACATGCATATTATAGGCAATATAACGGTCAAGGAAATGTTTCCCCTCTTTAAACTAAGGCAGTTAAAACCCCAGGAATATCAATTGAGTAATTTGGAAGAGTAAAAAGGCTTCCTTAGTGCTCATTTATTCTTTCAGCAAGTAAGACACACCCTCTCGGAATTATCAGATTTGATTGCTGTCTGCACTAAAAAGACAAAGATTGTCAAAGACAGCATTTAATTATATACATTTCATAATGCCACTAACTCATCCACTTCTGAATAAGAACTCATCAACGTTAAGAACTGTGTAAATCCACATGCAAAAATTGCCatagaattttttaaatagaacCAAATTGGCAAGTTTTTGGAAAGGATAtttcaatgttttaaaaaaaattaataaaatgagCACTTCAAGTAACTTAAATATCTTCAGCAAACATGTCCAGCAAGAGactctctggaaaaaaaattgttcttaGAACAAAAAGCTAACAAATGGCTATTTAGCCACTATTTTTTCAACACAGTGGTGGGTCTGTGTGAAACATTTTGTAATCTAAATAAAGCGAGTCCATTACAATGTTAAAAAACATACATTAAGCAGGACTGATTAACTATtgcatttctgtatttacaAAAGTGCTTAGCATAACAAAAttatctaaaaaaatataaactttaCCAATATCATTTGGTTCTATGTGTGCTCCTAGATCTGCACTTGGAAAAAATAGTATTTACATTGTTAAATTTAGCTAAGTTTCTAtaatttttgaagaaatttaACAAAACTCCCCCCACAAATGGACCCATATCTAAGTCAATGAATTTCATgtggctcagagcaggagcaaaTCCTTGAGTGCTGAGCAGTACAAACAATTCTAGCCATTATCTGTGGCATTAGACCCCAGAACTGGCTGCCGACAAATTGGACAAGTGGAGTTTTCAGAAAGCCAGCGATCAATACAATGAATGTGAAACTCATGTGTACAAGGTAACTGCCTTAGCTTATtccctgttgcatattcattaATGCAAACACTGCACGTTTTACTCCATTCATTTTCAGTGTGAACATCCCCATAGTTTCGTGTAGAAAGATTGTCAATCTGCTCTTTGGTTAAACCTCTTAAAcgatcatcatcatcatcctcattcAGCAGGAAGAAGTGGGCAAGTCGAAGGATGGGCAGTGTTCCGTTCTCCACTAGGTTGTTTGCATCTTGAGACTGCCTGCTGGCTTGGTTCTCATGATTGCGCCCAGAGCGTTGACTACCACCCCTCTGTccatttctttccctgctgccatctCCTGCGTGTCTATTACTAGACAAAACCCCACTGGGATCACTGCCATTCGCTGAACTTGAGTTATTCTGTGCATCCCCTAAGCGATGGCCGCCTCTTTGCACTTCTGAATTAGATTCAGTTTCCATTAAAGAACTCAGTTCTCCAAAGCCTGTCATTATCTGTCTAAGGATTGATCGAAGAGCCACCGATGAAGGTTCCCCGAGCCCAGTTTCTGAAATCCGACGGAGAGGTATCCGTATAGTGCTAATGTAGGTCCGAATACCTGCACGTTCTGAGCGGGATATCGTGCGCCGAAACCCCCCACTGTCACTTTCAAAGGTAACTGTGTTTTCTGACATTCCTACTCTAGAACGAGTTCTACTGGCAATGCTGTCCCGGTCTCTGTTTTCTCCAGGACGAATTCTTCTCACCTGAAGATCTAGTGTAATTGTTGGGTGCCTTCTGGCAGCAGCTACTGGCCTACCAGGTTCTTCCTCTTCTGAAGTTGTTCGTAAGGATGGGGCTACATTGGAAAGCTGGGAAGCCTGAGTGTTACCTCTTGCTTGCTCTTCAGTAGACTGTGGAGAAGCCTGAGCAGTTTGTCTCCTACTTCTGTTGACCTGCTGTGCATTTCTATCCTGCCTCTGACTACGTTCCTCAGAACGAGCAGCATCACCTTGCCTTTGCAGCGGGGAGCGGCTTCGACTACTAAGGGTAGACCTCAGCCGCAAAATTTCTAGTCTTTGGTTTGTATTCATCCGGACATTAGTTCTAGCTCTACCCCTTCTGACCCCTGCAGAAGTACCTCTTTCCGGCATTTCTCTTGGTTCATCAGCAGCCACAGAATTGCTTTGTGTAGTATAATTTGTCTGGTCTGTCAGCTCCCTTGTTCTACTCCTGAGCCTCCCTGAGACTGCATGAGAGACTATTTCTGACCTTAATGCCATGGCACGTCTTAAAAGCCTGGTCCTTGCAGCTTCGTTGTTTGCCTCTCTTGCAGCCATGCTCCTTGTCCGTGGGGCTACTGAACTGGCAACTGGCTGACGTCTTCTTTCTACATACAGTCTGGTAGCATCTATATCAACATACTCCTCACCATTAGTTTCCAAACTGTTATGATCATGATTTATATTGATTTCGAGACTAAAGCGAAACTCCCCACTGTTTGGATTCGTTCGACTCACGGCTCTCCAGGTTTGGTTCCCACTCTGCCCACTGCGAGTGGCGTTTCCTGTGCGACGGAATGTGTTAAGCCATTCAAGCAAAGAGTCGCCGTTGGAGTTTTCCCCAAGAACTTCAGAATCTGAGAGAAACAAAGAATTGCAAACATTCACACAACTGCATGCTCTGCATACTACAATGCACTCCAAATCCTCTTCACTTGCTAGGCTCTGACTTCACACACCATAAAGAAGCAGGGCACCTAACCTGCTAGGCTAATGTACAAAAATGTGCTCTATGTAAAAATGCCAGCAAAACTTACCAGTTCAACCTAGATTTTTTGTCTCACCAGCAGACTCACAGAGAAATTAATACACCCAGATTGTCTCTTCTGAGCCAGTGTTCAGATTCAGGTGGTCCAAAGATGGTTTTATTTGTCCAATACCTGCCACTTGCTGAAGTTACCAGTTTGGGAATATTTCAACAACTCATTTTGatacagcaggaaaaggaatacCAAGTCTTGTCTTcttttggaaaacatttttaaaaaatgtttcctaTAAGCAGTAGAATAaatgatcacagaatcatgaaGGTCAGAAGGAACCTCTGGAGATAATGTAGTTCAACTCTGCTGCCAAGGCAAGGTCACCTAGAGCAACTGACACAGGAATGTGTCTGGGTGGGATGCATGGTTTGAACAGATTTTCTACTTTTTGTCCAAATATACTCTTTTCCTATTACAATACCCACAGCTCCATTTTCAAGCCTTCTCCAACTACACACTCAGGCAAAGATACACATGCTTAGGGCTAACTATGTGTATAAAGCTGGCCAGTTGTCATGATCACAGTGAAGATTTTCCCTTTAAGGCATCAGATTAAGTTTTCCCTACTCCATCATCTCAGTGTCCAGGAAACCTCCCCTCCAACAACTTTGGTATCTTCATTTCTGAGCTGCCAATTCCTCTCCCAAATCTGACTAGAACTGGCCAAATGAGTAAGCCAATATTTCTGGGGAATTGAAGACACTGCATAAAACACAAGCCTCACTTGACTAAAACAAATAGAAATGAAACAACAAAAGTGTCAAAACAGTGGAGAGATTAACTGTTTTCCAATTAACTTCATTTCAAACTGCTCTAATACATGATAAAAACCTctaagaactgaaaaaaaaagtatttttgtgcTATTACATTTACTAGCAAGggacaatgaaagaaaaagaagcaagcaaTTTGTGATTAACATAAACGAGTTCTCATCAAGTATTTCAAGTTTGGTTTTGCATCCTTAGGAAATCTCTTTTAAACAATCCCCACAGGcacattggaaaaaaaaaaaaaaaagaaagagaaatgagacTCTCTTAAATATCTTTACAGAACACTACTTATGCACCACATACTTTGTGTCTACTTATATGAATGAAGAATGTTTACCTCCAACAGTTCTACCTTCACCTTCTCTGTTATCCAGATCAGACTGCGACGTCAGACGCTCCTTAGCCCCCTCCAAACGTTGCTGCAACTCTTCTGCTGTTATTTCTcctgaattaattttcattttgataaCACTGTTAGATAAGACACTATTATTGCCTCTACATAGCCATacagaaataacattttctatCTTGAATGAAAATCTTCAGAAGACAGACAAAACTAATGAAATCATAAAGAAAACAGCACTCATGTGAGATCACAACACAGATATCAGAGGAAGTGTGGAGTGGAAGAAAAAGATGCTGAATGTGTTGACAGTATGCCAGCTTCCAGTAACACTTCAGAGGCCCCCAAAATTGCCACATATAAACAGATATACTTGAATGTACCCAATCTGGGTTTGAACATTCAAATGCAGCATCTTGGTATACAGGTGAAGTGTTATCCTTCTGTTCCATAtgaaggatttttccctttataCAAAGCCACAGAAGTCAGGCTGCTTGAATCACAGTACCCCATGCGGTGCCTAACAGCAGGAGAGTTACTCCACTACACTTGTACTGAAGGTATGCACATCTTACCAGGAGTGCCAAGCAGGTTTCGGTCCCTCATTAACCTGTAGTCCTCCTCGTTGAGCTCGTTAATGAACTGGTAATAGGCCTCCTCCCTGCTGAGGCGCTCCAGCTGCCGCTGTCTCTCACCTTCGCCGCTGAGCTCCCGTGAAGGCGCCTGCTCATTGCCATTTCCCGCACGGTGTCGGGAGCGATCCATACTGATAATGCCAAGCAGTCCTGAATAAAACCAGAAGATTAGACTGCCCAGGAATTACAGGAAGTATTTACCAGATTCGCAGTCAAACATCCCCagcattttcaaagaaattagTTTATTAATAGCTAAAGATGATTAAAGTGAACCAAGCTCCATGTTATTTGCCAAGACAACAGGGTAGTTAATAattcaaatatataaatacttgTAGCTTGCTGAAAAAGTTTCAAGCCCCCTTCCTCACTGAAAGGGCATACTGGTTGGTATGGCaactctaaaataaaaatgcaatgacaagttggggtttttttttagctaaaTAATTATATTCTAGAAAGTTAAAGGAATTAACATAAAATTTATGTCCTTTCTCTGAAGTAAAATACAACAGCGGTAGAGTGTATTTCAAAAGCTGAAGTATAGCTAAAACCATGGTTTTCTGATTATTGTACTGCAATTACCGTGCAGATTCGTTACAACCCCAACATAAGACTACATTAGTATTTTCACTGGTAATATCATCCACAGAGTGTACAGCCTACACATTTCTTGTTGGTGGAATGACTCTTCTGACATTCTTACATTATTGGTATATTTTGCTTGCATTCTCTAATCCAAGGATTAGCTAGCAAAGAGACATCCATCTCCAGAATATGGGGTAAAAGGGATGGGCTGTACTTCTGCCACAGTTCTTCATCACTTACCAAATACTGAACCTGTGGGACCACACTGTTAGAAGGCAAGAATGACCTTCTAGTGTCAAAGAGGCATCATCTCCATTGATTTCTGTGTCATTACCACCTCCCTCTGGTTAGGACTCAATCCTCAGACCACTCCTCAACTTCTCTATTTTCTAAAGGAAACCTGTTCTTCCACTCTCTATTTGAAAGACGATAAAGTGTCCTTTCAATTGCGCTTCCTGTTTAACAAAAGGCACCTGTGACACCTGCTGAGGCAGACACCAGAAAAAAGAGATCACTTCTCTACAGAGATCATCAGGCTAGAGAAGCCCAAAACTCACTGCACCAATCTGTTTTTATGTGGGTAAATGcctgttttatttgtttggtttttgtcaATTTACACACATATAAAAGTCACTTCAATTTAGATTACAGGGAAAACACGGAAAACAGTATTCTAAGCACACTCCTGATCAATAATTAGTCTTCACAGGACAGGTGATGAgacaacaaacaaaccaaaccaactaTTAGAaatacacttaaaaaaaaaaaaaaagcaaatctttATCAATACTGCAAAcagatacaaaaaaaatcagaaaatgtaTTTGTCAACAACAAGCTGGCATACATTTAATATACCTTTTTTACGTTCTTTGTGGGATCCATTCTGATGTATCCTTGGTTTCACTATTTCCACACCTCATGTTACTTCCCCCcaccagcccctgtcccaggtAACTTCTTCCAAATCAACCATCTTCCTCCTGTGTCCTACACTACATTTTGGTGCATTTAAAATCTTCTCTCCCAGCTCTAACTCATTTaacttcaaaaaaattaaatctgagTATCTTCCCTTCAAGACATTTTCCATTCccataatattttttctctttaatcaATGTTGTCCTCTTGGCTCAGTCTTGCAAGCTGTAGATAACTGCTGACTTCATTTTCCTACAAGGGCTATGTTCAAATCAGGTCACTTCCCTATCacacttctaaacacaaatttCTCATCCAGCTCTTCCTCTTACTACCCCGGTTCCTCACAACAAAAGCGGTTCCCACCCAACCCCCAGCCAACACTATCATTACCTTGGCAACGCCCATCGTGAAAGTTACCTAATTAACACTACTATCATGAAAATCCCTAATCCAGACTGCACCGAATAATGAAGTGCCTCTGTCCCAGGGGATTTACAATTTgacacaggtgcagctgggacaggaggaaggaggagtgataaaattaattcagtttctCGTGAGGTTGTCATTTAGACAATTGCCTTAAAACAACACGTGGCTGCTTGCCCGACAATGACCATTCTAAGTTAACCGACTTCCCAGGTACATCACTGTACTGCTGCACACAACAAAATTCCACATATATTCTTAAGACAAGAAGTCCATCACATGTAGTCCCCCTCAATCTAAATTTTAAGTGTTGTTCAAAAGATAGGTTCTTTAGTTATCAGTTACCCACAGAAAATCTGGAAATCTCCTTGATTTTGTGGGtagttaaggaaaaaaataaaatactctttTGTTGACAACTGTATGGTAGGATGATTAGTCACACTCCTTGAATGACTCACTTAGAAACAGTAAGGAGTGTGAAGTGCTCCGTTGTCCCATCTGTTTAACACAATCCCATGGATGACAGCTACTATCCCTATTTATCAAATGCCATTAAAACTAAGTACTTTGGCACCTAAAATGTTTTAGAGTTGTTAACGTTGAAAGGTATTAACTGTATCAAAAATTAAGTACATTGCACTAGAATATTTCTGAGTATTGAAAAGTTGAAGGACATTAACtagcaaaatgcaaaaaactGAAATTGAAATTCAGTTATAACTTGGATTACTCTTCCTTTGCAAAGAGGTAGGGCTCGCGTGCCAACAGCTTGTTTTCTAGCATTTTCAACCTAGGACTTACTCCTTTAGACCTTCATTCATTATTACTCTAGCCTACTCTTTAAGGCTTacgactttttttttttatatataccTTATGCTTTTAAGCTTCAGCCTGTTTCCCTGAAGTACTACCCCCGATTCAATTAGGCATTCATTTTCTGAAAGTCTAGCACCTGATTGCAAGGCGACTGCGGAGTTAAACTGAGGAAACCTCCCCGAGCTAGAGGGCTATTTAGCATTTCTGTCACACCACAGCCTCCAAGCAGGATGATCTCACCGACTTcgggaataaaaaaaagaaaagaaaaaaaaaaaaaaaacaaaagaaaaacaagctcCAAACCAAACCTAGAAACCCCCACGCATGAagcctggggaaggaggggaggaaggagacaaAAAGGGAGGGTCAGAAGGTAATGAAAACACCGCCCCCGGGACACCCAGCGCGACCCAAGCCGAGGGCCCGGGAGTGGCCGCCCGTCCCCGTCCCCGGCCCAGGCCCAGGCCGGCAGCAGGGCCCGCATCcgccagggctgagccaggcccgggacagggcagggccggTGCCGCGACCCCAGGCCGTGGAGCCGCGAGGGCTCCGAGGATTGATGGAGCCCCGGGGCCCGgtcccgccccgcccccgcctGTTGCCGGGGGACGGCAGCGCCGTGACTGACGGGGCTCCCGCCCAATGTCCCGACCGGCCCGCGGCCGCCGGCCAATGGCAGCAGCGCCGGGCAGCCCGAGCCCtcccgccccgctgcccccgggctGGCCGGCCCGGCCCGACACCCACCGCCCCGGCCGGACCCACGGCTCCGTTGCCCGCGGCGGGCCGCGTCACCCGCTGCGGCAAACCGGGGAGGCGCCCGTGCCACCGCCTGCCCGGTGGGGGGAAGCCCGCCGAGAGCGCGGCCGGCAAAGCCCGACAGCCCGTCCCTGCCTGCTGCCGGCGGCGGTGCGGGCCGGCCGGCTGAGCCGCGctgcgccccgccccgcccctccccgTCCCGTCCCTGCCGGCAGAGCGGCAGCCGCCCCCGCCGGGACACCGACCCTGCGTGTGCGAGCGGAGCGCACTCCAGCCCCTATTGCCGTCCGGGTGCCGCTCCAGCACCGATTGCCGTCCGGGTGGCTGCCGGCGCCGCCGGCGCAGGTTCCGTGTGCGAGAGAGGGGGCGGGCCCCGGCCGAGCCCCGCCCCCCGGCGCGCAGGCGCGGTGGGCACTGTGTGCTGCCTTACGTAAGGAACGAGATTGATCATGGAGTTGCTTTTCCCGCTGCTCCCTCCTTCCTACGCTGCCCGCGGTTTTAAACCGCTTTTCCCGCAGAGGGAAAAGCGGCTCAACAATCAACCCGAGACTCTCTTCCTTTTTCCGTCACTCTGcctccctttcttccctttttctttacgttt
This window contains:
- the RNF6 gene encoding E3 ubiquitin-protein ligase RNF6, which codes for MDRSRHRAGNGNEQAPSRELSGEGERQRQLERLSREEAYYQFINELNEEDYRLMRDRNLLGTPGEITAEELQQRLEGAKERLTSQSDLDNREGEGRTVGDSEVLGENSNGDSLLEWLNTFRRTGNATRSGQSGNQTWRAVSRTNPNSGEFRFSLEININHDHNSLETNGEEYVDIDATRLYVERRRQPVASSVAPRTRSMAAREANNEAARTRLLRRAMALRSEIVSHAVSGRLRSRTRELTDQTNYTTQSNSVAADEPREMPERGTSAGVRRGRARTNVRMNTNQRLEILRLRSTLSSRSRSPLQRQGDAARSEERSQRQDRNAQQVNRSRRQTAQASPQSTEEQARGNTQASQLSNVAPSLRTTSEEEEPGRPVAAARRHPTITLDLQVRRIRPGENRDRDSIASRTRSRVGMSENTVTFESDSGGFRRTISRSERAGIRTYISTIRIPLRRISETGLGEPSSVALRSILRQIMTGFGELSSLMETESNSEVQRGGHRLGDAQNNSSSANGSDPSGVLSSNRHAGDGSRERNGQRGGSQRSGRNHENQASRQSQDANNLVENGTLPILRLAHFFLLNEDDDDDRLRGLTKEQIDNLSTRNYGDVHTENEWSKTCSVCINEYATGNKLRQLPCTHEFHIHCIDRWLSENSTCPICRQPVLGSNATDNG